From one Aquila chrysaetos chrysaetos chromosome 7, bAquChr1.4, whole genome shotgun sequence genomic stretch:
- the LOC115344127 gene encoding transient receptor potential cation channel subfamily V member 6-like isoform X1: MEAAVTLMEAAPELVNERMTSELYEGQTALHIAAVNQNITLVKALLKRGANACTAQATGHFFRRSSQNLLYFGEHVLSFAACVGNEEIVQLLIENGADIRAQDYLGNTVLHILVLQPNKTFACHMYSLILSYDRNKEGPGSLELIPNNEGLTPFKLAGVEGNTVMFQHLMQKRKHNLWSFGPLTTVLYDLTEIDSWAEDQSFLELIVSSKKREARQILDLTPVKELVSLKWNMYGRPYFCFLALFYILYMVCFTMCCVYRPLKPRTGNKTSSRDNTIYVQKMLQESYVTYEDELRLVGELITVIGAAVILILEIPDILRVGAAKYFGQTILGGPFHIIVITYACMILVTMVMRLTSTTGEVVPMSFALVLGWCNVMYFARGFQMLGPFTIMIQKMIFGDLMRFCWLMAVVILGFASAFYVIFQTENPENLGQFYNYPMSLFTTFELFLTIIDGPANYDVDLPFMYSVVYFAFAIIATLLMLNLLIAMMGDTHWRVAHERDELWRAQVVATTVMLERKLPRCLWPRSGICGREYGLGDRWYLRVEDRIDPHKHKMMRYTEAFKAQDRDNYDKGLEKLEIDRDILYKKELSALSLSRSTSRTSSHRGWEILRRNTFHQLRGEVSHAMEEEVYDV; encoded by the exons ATGGAGGCGGCAGTGACTCTGATGGAAGCAGCTCCTGAGCTTGTCAATGAGAGGATGACATCAGAGCTCTATGAAG GGCAGACAGCTCTCCACATTGCAGCTGTGAACCAGAACATCACTTTGGTGAAGGCTTTACTCAAGAGAGGGGCCAATGCCTGCACAGCACAGGCCACTGGGCACTTCTTCAGGCGCAGCTCCCAGAACCTTCTCTATTTTG GAGAACATGTTTTATCATTTGCTGCCTGTGTGGGAAATGAGGAAATTGTACAGTTGCTCATTGAAAATGGAGCTGACATTAGAGCTCAAGATTATCTGG GTAACACTGTTCTTCACATCCTGGTTCTCCAACCTAATAAGACGTTTGCCTGCCACATGTACAGCCTGATACTTTCCTATGACAGGAACAAAGAGGGACCAGGTTCACTTGAGTTGATTCCTAACAATGAGGGGCTTACTCCATTCAAACTGGCTGGAGTTGAGGGCAACACTGTG ATGTTTCAACACCTTATGCAGAAGCGGAAGCACAATCTCTGGTCCTTTGGCCCCTTGACCACTGTGCTCTATGATCTCACAGAGATTGACTCTTGGGCTGAAGATCAGTCCTTCCTTGAGCTCATTGTCTCAAGCAAGAAGAGAGAG GCACGCCAGATCTTGGACCTAACACCTGTGAAGGAGCTGGTGAGCCTGAAGTGGAATATGTATGGCCGTCcctatttctgtttcctggctTTATTCTATATACTCTACATGGTCTGCTTCACTATGTGCTGTGTCTACCGACCTCTGAAACCCCGAACAGGcaacaaaacaagcagcagagacaatacAATCTATGTCCAGAAAATGCTGCAG gaatcaTATGTGACATATGAGGATGAACTGAGGCTGGTGGGGGAGCTGATCACAGTCATTGGAGCTGCTGTAATTTTGATCCTTGAG ATCCCAGATATCCTTAGAGTTGGAGCAGCGAAATACTTCGGACAAACCATCCTGGGAGGGCCTTTCCACATCATTGT caTCACATATGCTTGCATGATTCTAGTAACCATGGTGATGCGTCTCACCAGCACAACTGGTGAGGTGGTGCCCATGTCCTTTGCCCTGGTGCTAGGATGGTGCAATGTCATGTACTTCGCACGAGGCTTCCAGATGCTCGGACCCTTTACCATCATGATTCAGAAG ATGATATTTGGAGATCTGATGCGCTTTTGCTGGCTCATGGCTGTGGTGATACTAGGCTTTGCATCAG CTTTTTACGTCATCTTCCAGACAGAGAACCCTGAAAACCTTGGGCAGTTCTACAACTATCCCATGTCCTTGTTCACCACCTTTGAGCTGTTCCTCACTATCATTGATGGCCCTGCAAACTATGATGTGGACCTGCCCTTTATGTACAGCGTGGTATACTTTGCCTTCGCCATCATTGCCACCCTCCTTATGCTCAACTTGTTAATTGCCATGATGGGTGACACCCACTGGAGAGTGGCCCACGAGCGGGATGAGCTCTGGAGAGCCCAG GTTGTGGCTACTACTGTCATGCTGGAGCGGAAACTGCCACGGTGTCTCTGGCCTCGCTCTGGAATCTGCGGGCGGGAGTATGGGCTAGGGGACCGATGGTATCTCAG AGTTGAAGACAGGATTGATCCCCACAAACACAAGATGATGCGGTACACAGAAGCATTTAAGGCTCAGGATAGGGATAACTATGACAAAGGTTTGGAAAAGCTGGAAATCGATAGGGACATCCTGTATAAGAAGGAACTGTCTGCTCTGTCATTGTCACGGAGCACATCCAGGACTAGTTCTCACCGTGGCTGGGAGATCCTGAGGCGCAACACCTTCCATCAACTTCGTGGAGAGGTCAGTCATGCCATGGAAGAGGAGGTCTATGATGTCTAA
- the LOC115344127 gene encoding transient receptor potential cation channel subfamily V member 6-like isoform X2: protein MGVPLFGDSKPFYFRIWNGLSQKLQGKKSWDKHLDEIYLLQQKRIWESPLLQAAKENNLPAIRKLLTDGTCDIYQRGAVGETALHVAALYDNMEAAVTLMEAAPELVNERMTSELYEGQTALHIAAVNQNITLVKALLKRGANACTAQATGHFFRRSSQNLLYFGEHVLSFAACVGNEEIVQLLIENGADIRAQDYLGNTVLHILVLQPNKTFACHMYSLILSYDRNKEGPGSLELIPNNEGLTPFKLAGVEGNTVMFQHLMQKRKHNLWSFGPLTTVLYDLTEIDSWAEDQSFLELIVSSKKREARQILDLTPVKELVSLKWNMYGRPYFCFLALFYILYMVCFTMCCVYRPLKPRTGNKTSSRDNTIYVQKMLQESYVTYEDELRLVGELITVIGAAVILILEIPDILRVGAAKYFGQTILGGPFHIIVITYACMILVTMVMRLTSTTGEVVPMSFALVLGWCNVMYFARGFQMLGPFTIMIQKMIFGDLMRFCWLMAVVILGFASAFYVIFQTENPENLGQFYNYPMSLFTTFELFLTIIDGPANYDVDLPFMYSVVYFAFAIIATLLMLNLLIAMMGDTHWRVAHERDELWRAQVVATTVMLERKLPRCLWPRSGICGREYGLGDRWYLRVEDRIDPHKHKMMRYTEAFKAQDRDNYDKGLEKLEIDRDILYKKELSALSLSRSTSRTSSHRGWEILRRNTFHQLRGEVSHAMEEEVYDV from the exons GATCTGGGAATCCCCACTCCTCCAGGCTGCCAAAGAGAACAACCTCCCAGCCATTAGGAAGCTTCTCACTGATGGAACATGTGATATTTATCAGAGAG GTGCAGTGGGGGAGACCGCCCTTCATGTAGCTGCCTTGTATGATAACATGGAGGCGGCAGTGACTCTGATGGAAGCAGCTCCTGAGCTTGTCAATGAGAGGATGACATCAGAGCTCTATGAAG GGCAGACAGCTCTCCACATTGCAGCTGTGAACCAGAACATCACTTTGGTGAAGGCTTTACTCAAGAGAGGGGCCAATGCCTGCACAGCACAGGCCACTGGGCACTTCTTCAGGCGCAGCTCCCAGAACCTTCTCTATTTTG GAGAACATGTTTTATCATTTGCTGCCTGTGTGGGAAATGAGGAAATTGTACAGTTGCTCATTGAAAATGGAGCTGACATTAGAGCTCAAGATTATCTGG GTAACACTGTTCTTCACATCCTGGTTCTCCAACCTAATAAGACGTTTGCCTGCCACATGTACAGCCTGATACTTTCCTATGACAGGAACAAAGAGGGACCAGGTTCACTTGAGTTGATTCCTAACAATGAGGGGCTTACTCCATTCAAACTGGCTGGAGTTGAGGGCAACACTGTG ATGTTTCAACACCTTATGCAGAAGCGGAAGCACAATCTCTGGTCCTTTGGCCCCTTGACCACTGTGCTCTATGATCTCACAGAGATTGACTCTTGGGCTGAAGATCAGTCCTTCCTTGAGCTCATTGTCTCAAGCAAGAAGAGAGAG GCACGCCAGATCTTGGACCTAACACCTGTGAAGGAGCTGGTGAGCCTGAAGTGGAATATGTATGGCCGTCcctatttctgtttcctggctTTATTCTATATACTCTACATGGTCTGCTTCACTATGTGCTGTGTCTACCGACCTCTGAAACCCCGAACAGGcaacaaaacaagcagcagagacaatacAATCTATGTCCAGAAAATGCTGCAG gaatcaTATGTGACATATGAGGATGAACTGAGGCTGGTGGGGGAGCTGATCACAGTCATTGGAGCTGCTGTAATTTTGATCCTTGAG ATCCCAGATATCCTTAGAGTTGGAGCAGCGAAATACTTCGGACAAACCATCCTGGGAGGGCCTTTCCACATCATTGT caTCACATATGCTTGCATGATTCTAGTAACCATGGTGATGCGTCTCACCAGCACAACTGGTGAGGTGGTGCCCATGTCCTTTGCCCTGGTGCTAGGATGGTGCAATGTCATGTACTTCGCACGAGGCTTCCAGATGCTCGGACCCTTTACCATCATGATTCAGAAG ATGATATTTGGAGATCTGATGCGCTTTTGCTGGCTCATGGCTGTGGTGATACTAGGCTTTGCATCAG CTTTTTACGTCATCTTCCAGACAGAGAACCCTGAAAACCTTGGGCAGTTCTACAACTATCCCATGTCCTTGTTCACCACCTTTGAGCTGTTCCTCACTATCATTGATGGCCCTGCAAACTATGATGTGGACCTGCCCTTTATGTACAGCGTGGTATACTTTGCCTTCGCCATCATTGCCACCCTCCTTATGCTCAACTTGTTAATTGCCATGATGGGTGACACCCACTGGAGAGTGGCCCACGAGCGGGATGAGCTCTGGAGAGCCCAG GTTGTGGCTACTACTGTCATGCTGGAGCGGAAACTGCCACGGTGTCTCTGGCCTCGCTCTGGAATCTGCGGGCGGGAGTATGGGCTAGGGGACCGATGGTATCTCAG AGTTGAAGACAGGATTGATCCCCACAAACACAAGATGATGCGGTACACAGAAGCATTTAAGGCTCAGGATAGGGATAACTATGACAAAGGTTTGGAAAAGCTGGAAATCGATAGGGACATCCTGTATAAGAAGGAACTGTCTGCTCTGTCATTGTCACGGAGCACATCCAGGACTAGTTCTCACCGTGGCTGGGAGATCCTGAGGCGCAACACCTTCCATCAACTTCGTGGAGAGGTCAGTCATGCCATGGAAGAGGAGGTCTATGATGTCTAA